A genomic stretch from Natronincola ferrireducens includes:
- the rpmI gene encoding 50S ribosomal protein L35, translating into MPKMKSHRGASKRFKKTKTGKIKRMKAFKSHILTKKSAKRKRNLRKATLVFKGEAKTLAQILA; encoded by the coding sequence ATGCCAAAAATGAAAAGTCATAGAGGTGCTTCAAAAAGATTTAAAAAGACAAAAACAGGTAAAATTAAGCGAATGAAGGCTTTCAAAAGCCATATCTTAACTAAAAAATCTGCTAAGAGAAAAAGAAACCTACGTAAAGCTACACTGGTATTTAAAGGTGAAGCCAAGACATTAGCACAAATTTTAGCATAG
- the infC gene encoding translation initiation factor IF-3, whose translation MDSNSEQLGIMTAKDAQKLANSKNLDLVKIAPQAKPPVCRIMDYGKYKYELAKKEKEAKKNQKVITIKEIRLSPNIEKHDIEVKANQAIKFLKNGDKVKVTLRFRGRELSNISIGKKVIDEFKNLLSEISQVEKEAKLEGKQMIMVLTPKNL comes from the coding sequence ATTGATTCCAATAGTGAACAATTAGGTATTATGACGGCTAAGGATGCACAAAAGCTAGCTAACAGTAAGAACTTAGATTTAGTTAAAATTGCACCACAGGCTAAGCCCCCGGTTTGTAGAATTATGGACTATGGAAAGTACAAATACGAGCTGGCCAAAAAGGAAAAAGAAGCCAAAAAGAATCAAAAGGTTATTACGATTAAAGAAATTAGACTTAGTCCCAATATTGAAAAGCATGATATTGAGGTAAAGGCAAATCAAGCTATTAAGTTCTTAAAAAATGGCGATAAAGTGAAGGTAACTTTACGTTTTAGAGGAAGAGAACTTAGTAATATAAGTATAGGTAAGAAAGTAATTGATGAGTTTAAAAATTTGCTAAGTGAAATTAGTCAAGTTGAAAAAGAAGCAAAACTAGAAGGGAAACAAATGATTATGGTTTTGACTCCCAAGAATTTATAG
- the pheS gene encoding phenylalanine--tRNA ligase subunit alpha, giving the protein MENKLKGLQETAKNEIAAANSMEALEKARVKYLGKKGELTEVLRGMGSLSPEERPKIGKVANEVRETIEALLEEAKSLLKTKDLERQLAAEAIDITMPGKEIKLGKKHPLTQGLDELKNIFIGMGFKIAEGPEVETVYYNFDALNAPANHPSRDMTDTFYINEDVILRTQTSPVQVRVMEKIKPPIRIISPGRCFRNDTPDATHSPMFHQLEGLVIDKGITLGDLKGTLEVFAKAFLGSHTEIKFRPHYFPFTEPSAEVDASCFKCGGDGCGFCKGSGWIELLGAGMVHPNVLRNCGIDPEIYSGFAFGMGIDRLTMLKYGIDDIRLFFENDMRFLNQF; this is encoded by the coding sequence ATGGAAAATAAGCTTAAAGGACTGCAGGAAACTGCTAAAAATGAAATTGCTGCTGCAAATTCAATGGAGGCCTTAGAAAAAGCTAGGGTAAAATATTTAGGAAAAAAAGGTGAATTAACAGAAGTACTTAGGGGGATGGGAAGCTTATCTCCAGAAGAAAGACCTAAAATAGGAAAAGTAGCTAATGAAGTAAGGGAAACGATAGAAGCTTTACTAGAAGAAGCTAAAAGTCTTTTAAAGACAAAAGATTTAGAAAGACAATTGGCAGCCGAAGCAATTGATATTACTATGCCGGGTAAAGAGATTAAACTGGGCAAGAAGCATCCCTTAACCCAGGGACTGGATGAGTTGAAAAATATTTTCATTGGTATGGGCTTCAAGATTGCAGAAGGCCCAGAGGTAGAAACTGTTTATTATAACTTTGATGCGTTAAATGCACCAGCCAATCATCCCTCAAGGGATATGACAGATACCTTCTATATCAATGAAGATGTTATTTTAAGAACCCAGACATCTCCTGTACAAGTAAGGGTTATGGAAAAAATTAAACCACCTATTCGAATTATTTCTCCAGGAAGGTGTTTCAGAAATGATACCCCAGATGCTACCCACTCCCCTATGTTTCATCAACTGGAGGGCTTAGTAATAGACAAGGGAATCACATTAGGAGATTTAAAGGGAACTTTAGAGGTATTTGCTAAAGCATTTCTTGGAAGTCATACAGAAATTAAATTTAGACCCCATTATTTTCCCTTTACAGAGCCCAGTGCTGAGGTGGATGCCTCCTGCTTTAAATGTGGTGGGGATGGATGTGGATTTTGTAAGGGCAGTGGTTGGATTGAACTATTAGGTGCTGGGATGGTACACCCAAATGTTCTTAGAAATTGTGGGATAGATCCAGAAATATATAGTGGATTTGCCTTTGGGATGGGGATTGACCGTTTGACTATGTTGAAATACGGTATAGATGATATTCGATTGTTCTTTGAAAATGATATGAGATTTTTAAATCAATTTTAA
- the zapA gene encoding cell division protein ZapA → MEKKNKVTVKINGQDYPIAGAEPKDYLLKVGSFVDEQMDEVAKHNNKLSTSMIAVLTSINIADQFLKLQAHVDTVKREHTDPLNELEELKDQYTFVARELEEKKEGLQFLQNQVEELISYKERLEAERIDLEEKLISKEEDLSKAETIINDLQNKLFENQIKLVQLRKDLEEYVNTTEVTSKIKSHKHK, encoded by the coding sequence ATGGAGAAAAAGAATAAGGTTACAGTTAAAATAAATGGACAAGATTATCCTATTGCAGGGGCAGAGCCTAAGGATTATTTATTAAAGGTTGGAAGCTTTGTTGATGAACAAATGGATGAAGTAGCAAAGCACAATAACAAATTAAGCACATCTATGATTGCGGTATTAACCTCCATTAATATAGCAGATCAGTTTTTGAAGCTACAAGCCCATGTTGATACAGTAAAAAGAGAGCACACTGACCCCTTAAACGAATTAGAAGAATTAAAAGACCAATATACTTTTGTTGCAAGGGAGTTAGAAGAAAAAAAGGAAGGTCTACAGTTTTTACAAAATCAAGTAGAAGAGTTGATTAGCTACAAAGAAAGGCTAGAGGCAGAAAGAATAGACCTTGAAGAAAAATTAATAAGTAAAGAAGAAGACTTGTCTAAAGCTGAGACAATTATCAATGACCTTCAAAATAAGCTCTTTGAAAACCAAATCAAGCTGGTTCAACTGCGGAAGGATTTAGAGGAATATGTAAACACTACAGAGGTTACTTCCAAAATAAAAAGCCACAAGCATAAGTAA
- the ftsH gene encoding ATP-dependent zinc metalloprotease FtsH yields MLIGITGFLFVYYIKLDKPFQYAHATINNDKKESDQKDNEFFTKPKVTFEDVAGLDEVKEELIEVIDFINQSEKYKKMGAKIPKGILFHGPPGTGKTLLASAVAGETKSSFFTASGSEFVEKYVGVGAKRVRTLFEKAKKEAPSVIFIDEIDAIGAKRHMDSNNEKDQTLNQLLVELDGFNTDQTVVVIGATNRMDLLDEALLRPGRFDRHMYIGNPNVRAREEILKVHTKNKPLASDVKIDDLAKKTHGMSGAHLSNIANEAAIIAVRENQTIISIKHFEQAIERVIAGLQVKNPTVLLKEKQIVSYHEAGHALIGKILNTDVVQKVSIIPRGQALGYVLHMPQDDRYIMTKEELCNKIMVMLGGRAAEELIFGHLSTGAKDDLKKVTEIAMQMVCEYGMSDLGYMSNNPTMMQVLGKQINKEMNKIIDECYDHTKQQLKVYQEELEKIASTLMERETLNGDELTALLGDFKRKDETLEAV; encoded by the coding sequence ATGCTTATTGGAATTACAGGTTTCTTGTTTGTCTATTATATTAAATTAGATAAACCCTTTCAATATGCTCATGCAACTATAAACAATGACAAAAAAGAAAGTGACCAAAAAGATAATGAGTTTTTTACAAAGCCTAAAGTAACTTTTGAGGATGTAGCAGGCTTGGATGAAGTAAAGGAAGAGTTAATCGAAGTTATTGACTTCATTAATCAATCAGAGAAATACAAAAAAATGGGTGCAAAAATTCCTAAAGGAATTTTATTTCATGGACCCCCTGGCACTGGTAAAACTTTACTAGCCTCAGCTGTTGCAGGAGAAACAAAATCATCTTTTTTTACTGCCAGTGGCTCAGAGTTTGTAGAAAAATATGTAGGTGTTGGAGCAAAAAGAGTTCGTACCTTATTTGAAAAGGCAAAAAAAGAAGCCCCCAGTGTTATCTTTATTGATGAAATTGATGCTATCGGTGCTAAAAGACATATGGATAGTAACAATGAAAAGGATCAAACCCTTAACCAGCTATTGGTAGAATTAGACGGCTTCAATACTGATCAAACTGTTGTTGTTATTGGAGCTACTAATCGAATGGATTTGCTGGATGAAGCCCTACTTCGCCCAGGGCGTTTTGATCGCCATATGTATATTGGTAACCCCAATGTTAGAGCACGAGAAGAGATATTGAAGGTTCATACAAAAAATAAACCCTTGGCTTCAGATGTAAAGATTGATGATTTAGCTAAAAAAACCCATGGTATGAGTGGTGCCCATCTATCCAATATTGCCAATGAGGCAGCCATCATTGCTGTTAGGGAAAACCAAACTATTATTTCCATAAAGCATTTTGAGCAGGCTATAGAAAGGGTTATTGCAGGATTACAGGTTAAAAACCCTACAGTCCTTTTAAAAGAAAAGCAAATTGTATCTTATCACGAGGCTGGCCATGCCTTAATTGGCAAGATTTTAAATACCGATGTGGTACAAAAGGTATCAATTATCCCTAGAGGACAGGCTTTAGGCTATGTTCTTCATATGCCTCAGGATGACCGATACATTATGACGAAGGAAGAGCTCTGCAATAAAATTATGGTTATGTTAGGAGGCAGAGCTGCTGAAGAATTGATTTTTGGTCACCTTTCCACCGGTGCAAAGGATGACCTAAAAAAGGTAACAGAGATAGCTATGCAAATGGTATGTGAGTATGGTATGAGTGACTTAGGCTATATGTCTAATAACCCCACCATGATGCAGGTTTTGGGCAAACAAATTAATAAAGAAATGAATAAAATTATTGACGAGTGCTATGATCATACAAAGCAGCAATTAAAGGTCTATCAGGAGGAATTAGAAAAAATAGCTTCAACATTGATGGAGCGTGAAACATTGAATGGTGATGAATTAACTGCCCTCTTAGGAGACTTTAAAAGAAAAGATGAGACATTGGAAGCAGTATAA
- a CDS encoding TrmH family RNA methyltransferase, whose protein sequence is MERDKITSQQNKIIKHVKGLQAKKNRRLHKQFVIEGIRVLEECLLHQIPIHYVFYTEDLVKLQGGGALLEKVKKDYRSYEITRELLLKISDTENPQGIIAVVSMPENNLQSIKISEDAFFVILDRVQDPGNMGTILRTAEAAGADGIILTKGCVDPYNSKTIRATMGALLHIPVIETNSNEEWINILKDNSVKLIASDLDTPKTYLDVDYKNKIAIIIGNEANGIDETLLEKADELVKIPILGKIESLNASVAAAILIYKVVEAKGL, encoded by the coding sequence ATGGAACGGGATAAAATTACTAGTCAACAAAATAAGATAATTAAGCATGTAAAGGGATTACAGGCTAAAAAGAATAGAAGGCTTCATAAACAATTTGTAATAGAAGGTATTCGGGTACTGGAGGAATGTCTTCTACACCAAATTCCCATACATTATGTGTTTTATACAGAGGACTTGGTAAAACTACAGGGTGGAGGGGCGTTGCTTGAAAAGGTAAAGAAAGATTACAGATCCTATGAAATAACTAGAGAGTTATTACTTAAAATATCAGACACTGAAAATCCCCAGGGAATCATAGCTGTTGTTTCTATGCCAGAAAATAACTTGCAATCCATAAAAATTTCAGAAGATGCTTTTTTTGTTATATTGGATAGAGTCCAAGACCCTGGAAATATGGGTACTATTCTTCGGACAGCTGAGGCTGCAGGAGCAGATGGAATCATCTTAACAAAGGGTTGTGTAGACCCCTATAACAGTAAAACGATTAGAGCTACAATGGGAGCTTTATTGCATATTCCAGTTATTGAAACAAATAGTAATGAGGAATGGATTAACATATTAAAAGATAATAGTGTGAAATTGATAGCCAGTGATTTAGACACCCCAAAAACCTACTTAGATGTGGATTATAAAAATAAGATTGCTATCATTATTGGCAATGAAGCCAACGGTATTGATGAGACTTTACTGGAAAAGGCAGATGAACTTGTAAAAATACCTATTCTAGGGAAAATAGAGTCCTTAAATGCATCAGTAGCTGCTGCTATTTTAATCTATAAGGTGGTAGAAGCAAAGGGGCTCTAG
- the pheT gene encoding phenylalanine--tRNA ligase subunit beta, whose product MLVPIEWLKQYVNINMETKELCDRMTMSGSKVEEVKKIGIGIKGVVIGVIEEIAPHPNADKLVVTKVNVGNEKLQIVTGATNITVGDYVPVALNGANLPGGVKIKRGKLRGEASEGMLISQDELGISKSVIPEDMKDGIWILDQQYPLGENFVKAINLEDEIIEFEITSNRPDCLSMIGIAREVAATIGSTLRYPEVNVSEVQEEASAKAKVIIEDTEGCQRYVARVIEDVVIKPSPQWMQKRLAKAGIRPINNIVDITNYVMLEYGQPLHAFDMDYVDNNTIVVKKATNDETFKTLDGIERKLKDSMTMICDTNKTLAIAGVMGGEESEITNDTKNILLESAYFNPEATRLTSKQLGLRTEASARFEKGQDPNIARLAADRACQLIEELGAGKILRGAVDVYPVGKKAIERNIRPQRINDLLGTELTNEEMINILKTLEITAEDKGNTLVVTVPTYRIDLDQEADFVEEIGRIFGYDRIPATMAKGSIVAGRKTNGQIIEDITKEALNAMGLNEVLTYSFISPKSADKIRLGENSIKRNFITLLNPLGDETSVMRTSLLPNLLEVMARNFNRKVEGFRGFELGRIFISKPDGSKKLPHELLNVVIGMYGEEDFFTLKGVVEGLLERLGIKGHSYQVEKHHPTFHPGRCGNIIYGEQMIGILGEIHPEVMENYGINKKCYCAELDFELLLQLTRLDTMYEPLPKYPAITRDFAVVVKEDTLVQEIEDIILKNGGEMLESYKLFDVYQGNQVAEGYKSVAYTLTYRHKNRTLKDEEVNTVHEKILVNIKEILGGTLRD is encoded by the coding sequence ATGTTGGTACCCATAGAATGGCTAAAACAGTATGTTAATATAAATATGGAAACAAAAGAACTTTGTGATAGAATGACGATGTCTGGTTCAAAGGTGGAAGAAGTTAAAAAAATAGGTATTGGTATTAAAGGGGTTGTAATTGGTGTGATCGAGGAAATTGCCCCCCATCCCAATGCTGATAAGCTAGTTGTTACGAAAGTAAATGTTGGCAATGAAAAACTACAAATTGTAACAGGAGCCACCAATATAACTGTAGGAGATTATGTGCCTGTAGCTTTAAATGGCGCTAACCTTCCTGGAGGTGTAAAAATAAAGAGGGGTAAGCTTAGAGGAGAGGCTTCTGAAGGAATGCTTATTTCTCAAGATGAACTAGGAATATCTAAATCTGTAATACCTGAAGATATGAAGGATGGTATTTGGATATTAGATCAGCAATATCCCTTAGGAGAAAATTTTGTAAAGGCTATTAACCTGGAAGATGAAATAATAGAGTTTGAAATAACCTCCAATAGACCAGATTGCTTAAGTATGATTGGTATAGCTAGAGAAGTGGCTGCCACCATTGGTTCAACATTAAGATATCCTGAAGTTAATGTGTCGGAAGTCCAAGAAGAGGCATCAGCAAAAGCTAAGGTTATTATAGAAGACACTGAGGGTTGTCAGAGATATGTTGCTAGAGTGATAGAAGATGTTGTTATAAAACCATCTCCCCAATGGATGCAGAAAAGGTTAGCAAAAGCAGGAATAAGACCTATTAATAATATTGTAGATATAACAAATTATGTTATGCTGGAATATGGTCAACCTCTCCATGCCTTTGATATGGACTATGTTGATAACAATACAATTGTTGTAAAAAAAGCCACTAATGATGAAACTTTTAAAACCTTAGATGGTATTGAAAGAAAATTAAAGGATTCTATGACCATGATATGTGATACAAACAAAACTTTAGCAATTGCTGGGGTAATGGGTGGTGAAGAATCAGAGATTACAAATGATACAAAAAATATTTTATTAGAATCAGCTTATTTTAATCCAGAAGCAACACGATTAACATCAAAACAGCTGGGTCTGAGAACAGAGGCTTCTGCACGATTTGAAAAGGGTCAGGACCCTAACATTGCAAGATTAGCTGCTGATAGGGCTTGCCAATTGATAGAAGAATTAGGGGCAGGAAAGATTTTAAGAGGGGCTGTAGATGTTTATCCAGTGGGAAAAAAGGCTATTGAAAGAAATATTCGACCTCAACGAATTAATGATCTATTAGGCACTGAGCTTACCAATGAAGAAATGATAAATATTTTGAAAACCTTAGAAATAACAGCAGAGGATAAAGGGAATACATTAGTAGTGACAGTTCCTACTTATCGTATTGACCTAGATCAAGAAGCAGATTTTGTAGAAGAAATAGGACGAATATTTGGGTATGACCGCATCCCTGCAACGATGGCAAAGGGTAGTATTGTTGCTGGAAGAAAAACAAATGGTCAAATTATCGAAGATATTACAAAAGAAGCATTAAATGCTATGGGACTAAATGAAGTATTAACCTATTCCTTTATTAGCCCTAAAAGTGCTGATAAAATTAGATTAGGGGAGAATAGTATTAAGCGAAACTTCATCACACTGTTAAACCCTCTTGGAGATGAGACAAGTGTTATGAGAACTAGCTTACTCCCAAATTTGCTGGAGGTTATGGCAAGGAACTTTAATAGAAAGGTAGAAGGATTTAGAGGATTTGAATTAGGAAGAATTTTTATTTCTAAACCAGATGGTTCCAAAAAATTACCTCATGAGTTATTAAATGTAGTAATTGGTATGTATGGGGAAGAAGATTTCTTTACCTTAAAGGGTGTAGTAGAGGGTTTGTTAGAAAGACTAGGAATCAAAGGCCATAGCTATCAAGTAGAAAAACATCATCCGACCTTCCATCCAGGTAGATGTGGAAACATAATTTACGGTGAACAGATGATTGGAATTTTGGGAGAAATTCATCCAGAGGTTATGGAAAACTATGGAATAAACAAAAAGTGTTATTGTGCTGAATTAGATTTTGAATTACTTTTACAATTAACTAGATTGGATACTATGTATGAACCACTACCTAAATACCCTGCTATTACTAGAGATTTTGCTGTAGTAGTGAAGGAAGATACCTTGGTACAGGAGATAGAAGATATTATCCTGAAAAATGGTGGAGAAATGTTAGAAAGCTATAAACTCTTTGATGTTTATCAAGGAAACCAAGTGGCTGAAGGCTATAAGAGTGTAGCTTATACATTAACCTATAGACATAAGAACCGAACCTTGAAGGATGAAGAAGTAAATACAGTACATGAGAAGATTTTAGTAAACATCAAAGAAATCCTAGGGGGAACCTTAAGAGATTAA
- a CDS encoding potassium channel family protein: MKQYVIIGCGRFGRSVAENLYKLGNDVLAIDENEETVQSISDKVTHAVEADATDENALRSLGIRNFDVAVITIGSDIQSSIMATLIVKDLGVKYVVAKAQSEIHAKVLYKIGADRVVFPERDMGMRVAHNLISTNILDYIELAPEYSIMEITALEEWHEKTLLDLNIRSKYGINIMAIKHGNHINVSPTAYDNIHKGDVLVVIGHNNDLKRLQK, encoded by the coding sequence ATGAAACAATATGTAATCATTGGCTGTGGACGATTTGGTAGAAGTGTTGCAGAAAATCTTTATAAATTAGGAAATGATGTATTGGCCATAGATGAAAACGAGGAAACAGTGCAAAGTATATCTGATAAAGTGACCCATGCTGTTGAAGCGGATGCAACTGATGAAAATGCCCTCCGTTCCTTAGGTATAAGAAATTTTGATGTGGCGGTTATCACGATAGGATCTGATATACAGTCTTCAATTATGGCTACTTTAATTGTAAAGGATTTAGGTGTAAAATACGTGGTGGCCAAGGCTCAAAGTGAAATTCATGCCAAGGTATTATACAAAATTGGTGCCGATAGAGTTGTTTTCCCTGAAAGAGATATGGGGATGAGGGTTGCCCACAATCTTATTTCCACCAATATATTAGATTACATCGAGTTGGCTCCAGAATATAGTATTATGGAGATAACGGCCTTGGAGGAATGGCATGAAAAAACCTTACTAGATTTGAACATTCGTTCAAAATACGGCATTAATATTATGGCAATCAAACATGGTAACCATATTAATGTGTCTCCCACAGCCTATGACAATATCCATAAGGGTGATGTTTTGGTAGTAATTGGCCATAATAATGATTTAAAAAGACTACAAAAATAA
- the rplT gene encoding 50S ribosomal protein L20, with protein sequence MARVKKAVNAKKKHKKILKLAKGFRGARSKLFRPANQFVMKALKHAYVGRKLRKRDFRKLWITRINAAARANGLSYSRFMNGLKTAGIQMNRKVLAEMAIYDKEGFAQLVNVAKEKLNA encoded by the coding sequence ATGGCTAGAGTAAAAAAGGCGGTTAATGCCAAAAAGAAACATAAAAAAATATTGAAGCTTGCAAAAGGTTTTAGAGGAGCAAGAAGTAAATTATTTAGACCAGCAAATCAGTTTGTAATGAAGGCTTTAAAGCATGCTTATGTTGGTAGAAAGCTAAGAAAAAGAGATTTTAGAAAGCTATGGATTACAAGAATAAATGCTGCTGCTAGAGCAAATGGATTATCTTACTCAAGATTTATGAATGGATTAAAAACAGCGGGCATTCAAATGAACAGAAAAGTATTAGCTGAAATGGCGATTTATGATAAAGAAGGTTTTGCTCAATTAGTAAATGTAGCTAAAGAAAAATTAAATGCTTAA
- a CDS encoding TrkH family potassium uptake protein: MKSKIGSIHLDPTQILVMGFASVIMIGAILLNTPIASEVGERVGFINALFTATSAVCVTGLAVVDTGTYWSTFGKTVILILIQIGGLGFMTMATMVFVLLGKKISLRERLIIQEALNQYSLAGIVRFTKYIIMGTFIIEGIGALFLSFRFVPEYGWIQGIAYSIFHAISAFCNAGFDLIGEGRGLTPYVTDPIVNFSIGSLVIIGGIGFSVLVDLTNQKSLKRLSLHTKMVLFVTVLLLALGFGLFLLLEWNNPETLGNLNFGGKLLAGFFQSMTTRTAGFNTIVLDEMTNASKMLTIILMYIGGSPASTAGGIKTATLGVILFSVVSVIRGKEDTEVFNRRISRDIVNRSITVAVIGLTLITVITMILMITEAGFTFEEILFETTSAFGTVGLSLGITSQLSNMGRLVIIFMMFAGRVGPLTIAYALARQQRKNRGIIKYPEGKILVG; this comes from the coding sequence ATGAAGAGCAAAATAGGCAGTATTCACCTAGATCCGACCCAGATTTTAGTGATGGGATTTGCATCGGTAATTATGATAGGAGCTATACTATTGAATACACCCATTGCTTCTGAAGTGGGAGAACGGGTGGGGTTTATCAATGCTTTATTTACTGCCACATCTGCTGTATGTGTTACGGGGTTAGCAGTAGTAGATACAGGAACCTATTGGAGTACCTTTGGAAAAACTGTCATTTTAATATTGATACAAATTGGTGGTCTAGGTTTCATGACAATGGCTACAATGGTTTTTGTTCTTCTAGGCAAAAAGATTTCTCTAAGGGAGAGGTTGATTATCCAGGAAGCCCTTAATCAATACTCTTTGGCAGGTATTGTTAGATTTACGAAATACATTATTATGGGTACTTTTATTATAGAAGGTATTGGTGCTTTATTTTTATCCTTTCGTTTTGTTCCGGAATATGGATGGATTCAAGGGATAGCCTATTCAATATTTCATGCTATTTCTGCCTTCTGCAACGCAGGATTTGACTTGATTGGAGAAGGACGAGGGCTTACACCCTATGTGACAGATCCTATTGTGAACTTTAGTATAGGGTCATTGGTTATTATTGGAGGAATAGGCTTTTCTGTTTTAGTAGATTTAACGAATCAAAAAAGTTTAAAACGATTGTCACTGCATACGAAAATGGTGTTATTTGTAACTGTATTGTTACTGGCATTAGGGTTTGGACTATTTTTATTGTTAGAGTGGAACAATCCTGAAACCCTAGGGAATCTAAACTTTGGAGGAAAATTGCTGGCAGGATTTTTTCAATCTATGACCACCAGAACAGCTGGCTTCAATACAATAGTATTAGATGAAATGACCAATGCATCCAAAATGCTTACAATTATACTGATGTATATAGGAGGTTCTCCTGCATCCACAGCAGGGGGTATTAAAACTGCAACCTTAGGGGTGATTCTATTCTCGGTTGTCTCTGTCATAAGGGGTAAAGAAGACACAGAAGTATTTAATAGAAGGATTTCTAGAGATATTGTTAATCGGTCTATTACGGTGGCGGTCATAGGATTAACCTTGATTACCGTTATTACTATGATCTTGATGATAACAGAAGCAGGATTTACTTTTGAAGAAATATTGTTTGAAACTACTTCTGCCTTTGGAACGGTAGGCTTATCTCTAGGTATTACGTCACAATTAAGTAATATGGGACGATTAGTTATTATATTTATGATGTTTGCCGGGAGAGTAGGTCCCTTAACCATTGCCTATGCATTGGCAAGACAACAAAGAAAAAATAGAGGAATAATAAAATACCCAGAAGGGAAAATATTGGTAGGTTAG
- a CDS encoding YqzL family protein yields MKTADTFWRIFELTGSIKAYMMYKKLRMNQ; encoded by the coding sequence TTGAAGACAGCAGATACCTTTTGGAGAATATTTGAACTAACTGGCTCCATAAAAGCCTATATGATGTATAAAAAACTTAGGATGAATCAATAA